One Lachnospiraceae bacterium C1.1 genomic region harbors:
- a CDS encoding flagellar hook-length control protein FliK: MAVDRIGSALMGNTSMISAANPSKAVKNDSSFGSVLTKASSDNNKSEMKMTTGKDGQEQKFNEKLSDAKNAVKDEKTGEISEKQQIKTSESSKGSERIGDAVDKAVEEVKDIIKEELGITDEELETAMANLGLTSMDLLDTGNITALVAEVTGSDISAILTDENLSSNVMNITSGIVKVTADLIEELDVSVETFKDMQESGELEIMEIPEEDTLPDLNEGRKFEDYLKPEEIKVTVTSPEEMEVEGKEGYEETEENDIKAKYQVKISDMTERASDETDKTAGTKTETVSISIEPDRADRQPTAGGDKSENSTLEKSDTGIQKPVEETVKNKGTEGQQGKQNFGQNEAQPKGQQINLLFQDNLTNAVREAVDGTNAGQVSETAYQMSTAERVENILNQIKEEINISVDRENASMELQLNPASLGKVGLHIETKAGTVTAQFVAETAQVKEVLESQITDLKETLINKGIRIEEVEVTIASHAFEQNFMNNGGSRSGNFNDDSEGAARSARLRRINLTADPGEAEEVMSEEEELARRIMIDNGNSIDYTA; the protein is encoded by the coding sequence ATGGCAGTTGACAGAATAGGCTCGGCATTGATGGGAAATACATCAATGATATCGGCAGCAAATCCGTCGAAAGCTGTAAAAAATGACTCATCATTCGGCTCAGTACTTACTAAGGCATCATCAGACAATAATAAGAGCGAAATGAAGATGACGACAGGCAAAGACGGACAGGAGCAGAAATTCAATGAAAAATTGTCAGATGCTAAAAATGCTGTTAAAGACGAAAAGACAGGCGAAATTTCAGAAAAACAGCAGATAAAAACATCTGAAAGCAGCAAAGGAAGCGAAAGAATCGGCGATGCAGTAGACAAGGCTGTAGAAGAAGTCAAGGACATCATAAAAGAGGAGCTTGGAATAACAGATGAAGAGCTTGAGACAGCAATGGCTAATCTGGGTCTTACTTCTATGGACCTCTTGGATACCGGCAATATTACCGCTTTAGTTGCAGAAGTTACAGGTTCGGATATTTCGGCAATACTTACAGATGAAAATCTGTCTTCCAATGTGATGAATATCACAAGCGGAATAGTAAAGGTTACAGCAGATCTGATAGAGGAACTCGATGTATCGGTTGAGACCTTTAAGGACATGCAGGAAAGCGGAGAGCTTGAAATAATGGAAATACCGGAAGAGGATACTTTACCGGATTTGAATGAGGGCAGAAAATTTGAGGATTATTTAAAGCCTGAAGAGATCAAAGTTACGGTAACTTCACCGGAGGAAATGGAGGTTGAAGGTAAGGAAGGATATGAAGAGACTGAAGAGAATGACATCAAAGCGAAGTATCAGGTAAAAATAAGCGATATGACAGAAAGAGCTTCGGATGAAACAGATAAGACGGCAGGGACCAAAACGGAAACCGTCAGTATCTCCATAGAACCGGACAGAGCGGACAGACAGCCGACTGCCGGTGGAGATAAATCCGAAAACAGCACGCTTGAAAAATCCGATACCGGAATTCAGAAACCGGTAGAGGAGACGGTTAAGAATAAAGGAACAGAAGGACAGCAGGGAAAGCAGAATTTCGGTCAGAACGAAGCACAGCCCAAGGGACAGCAGATAAACCTTCTTTTCCAGGATAATCTAACTAATGCGGTCAGAGAAGCAGTAGACGGCACAAATGCAGGTCAGGTTTCTGAAACAGCATATCAGATGAGCACAGCTGAGCGTGTTGAAAACATCTTAAATCAGATAAAAGAAGAAATTAATATTTCGGTAGACAGGGAAAATGCTTCAATGGAACTGCAGCTTAATCCAGCAAGTCTCGGTAAGGTAGGACTTCATATAGAGACAAAGGCAGGAACAGTAACAGCTCAGTTCGTAGCAGAGACAGCCCAGGTAAAAGAGGTGCTCGAATCCCAGATAACAGACCTCAAAGAAACTCTTATAAATAAGGGAATAAGGATTGAGGAAGTTGAAGTTACTATCGCAAGTCATGCGTTCGAGCAGAACTTTATGAACAATGGGGGAAGTCGTTCAGGAAATTTCAATGATGACAGCGAGGGAGCGGCAAGATCGGCAAGACTTAGAAGGATCAATCTTACGGCAGATCCCGGTGAAGCAGAAGAAGTGATGTCCGAGGAAGAGGAACTTGCGAGACGCATAATGATCGATAACGGCAACAGCATTGATTATACGGCTTAA